The Brevibacillus brevis genome contains a region encoding:
- a CDS encoding DsbA family oxidoreductase produces MKIEIWSDFACPFCYIGKRRLEGALSQFPHKDQVEVVYRSFQLDPQMERDTDMDMHEVLAAKYSIPLTQAKGMNDQVTQMAKGVGLDYHFDTMIPTNTFDAHRLTHFAHAHGKMKEMKERLLKAYFTESLHLGDHEVLAQLASEVGLDKEATLAMLAGDEYREQVQEDKQRGNDLGVTGVPFFVINNKYAVSGAQPGEVFLGALNQVWEEESAAPALKFVQNDEKKDEQSGDNCADGSCKI; encoded by the coding sequence ATGAAAATTGAAATCTGGTCTGATTTTGCCTGCCCGTTTTGCTATATCGGAAAGCGCCGTCTGGAAGGAGCGCTGTCTCAATTTCCGCATAAGGATCAGGTAGAGGTCGTATATCGCAGCTTCCAGCTCGACCCGCAGATGGAACGCGATACGGATATGGACATGCATGAAGTACTGGCAGCCAAGTACAGCATTCCACTTACGCAGGCGAAGGGGATGAATGACCAAGTAACCCAAATGGCAAAAGGCGTCGGTCTCGATTATCATTTTGACACGATGATCCCGACCAATACATTCGATGCGCATCGCTTGACGCACTTTGCCCATGCTCATGGAAAAATGAAGGAAATGAAGGAGCGACTGCTGAAGGCGTACTTTACGGAATCTCTCCATCTTGGTGACCACGAGGTGCTGGCACAGCTTGCTTCTGAGGTAGGCTTGGACAAGGAAGCGACGCTCGCCATGCTGGCAGGAGACGAATACAGAGAGCAAGTACAAGAGGACAAACAAAGAGGCAACGATTTGGGTGTCACGGGTGTACCGTTCTTTGTTATTAATAACAAATATGCAGTCTCTGGCGCACAGCCAGGTGAAGTCTTTTTGGGCGCATTGAACCAGGTATGGGAAGAAGAAAGCGCAGCTCCTGCTCTGAAATTCGTGCAGAACGACGAGAAAAAAGACGAGCAATCCGGCGACAATTGCGCAGATGGCTCCTGCAAAATATAA
- a CDS encoding ABC transporter ATP-binding protein has protein sequence MTFFEVKNLTFGYTSGNSSVIRDFCLQMEQGEVVGLLGNSGCGKSTLLRLIAGLESPKSGRIHIDGKVLVDQGQFVEPEQRGIGMIFQDYTLFPHLTVEQNILFGLHRLSKAERLVRVKEMLTLVQLEGYGKRYPHELSGGQQQRVAFARALAPRPAILLMDEPFSNLDAELKTKIRDDLKRMLRAAKMTSILVTHDKADAETICDRIIRMTR, from the coding sequence ATGACTTTTTTTGAAGTGAAAAACCTGACGTTTGGTTATACAAGCGGGAATAGCAGCGTTATCCGGGATTTTTGTTTGCAGATGGAGCAAGGGGAAGTTGTCGGGCTGCTCGGGAATAGCGGTTGTGGAAAAAGTACATTGCTTCGCTTGATAGCCGGACTGGAGTCCCCGAAGAGCGGCCGCATCCATATCGATGGAAAAGTGTTGGTCGATCAGGGGCAGTTTGTGGAGCCTGAGCAGCGTGGGATCGGCATGATTTTTCAGGATTATACACTGTTTCCGCATTTGACTGTCGAGCAAAACATCTTGTTTGGTCTGCATCGATTGTCCAAAGCAGAGCGTCTGGTTCGTGTGAAGGAGATGTTGACGCTGGTACAGCTCGAAGGCTACGGCAAGCGATATCCGCATGAGCTGAGCGGGGGACAGCAGCAGCGTGTCGCATTTGCGCGTGCACTGGCGCCTAGACCGGCTATCTTGCTGATGGATGAGCCGTTCAGTAATCTGGATGCCGAGCTGAAAACGAAAATACGAGATGACTTGAAGCGAATGCTGCGAGCTGCCAAGATGACTTCGATCCTGGTCACGCATGACAAAGCAGATGCGGAAACGATTTGCGATCGCATCATTCGCATGACTCGCTAA